A stretch of DNA from Lotus japonicus ecotype B-129 chromosome 4, LjGifu_v1.2:
TctgtagcactcagatgctctggatgaaacatcagctagaagattatcaaatctTTGAGAGCAATATTTCAATCtcttgtgataacactgctgctaTTTCTCTAAGTAAGAACCATATCTTACATACAAGGgccaaacacattgaggtaaagtatcattttattagagattatgttcagaagggcgtacttcttttgaagtttctggatactgaccatcaatgggcagatattttcacaaagcccttagaagaagatagatttaagtttatcctgaaaaatctgaacatggacttttgtccagcgtGAAGATTtgttcagaacctctgactatgatacttctactcttcatcagaagttgtctagttcagaaggtaacttaaTCAGAAgttgtgtacccattggtattccttctgaaatAAGAAAGCAAACGCGTGTCAGTTTtattctgatgcctcgttccttgtgctTCTTGGGAATTTCTATTGTAATGATCACATCTACTTAATTCTCCACCGCATGTTATTAGCAGTCATTGCTTATTATTACTACATTAATTTCTGGCCGttgattttttttaccttttggCTTTTGGTTTTTCAACTACTCAACAGTTACCTTTCAAATCACTACTTACCCATGATCACACACACGTTTCCCTCACTTCACTCATTCACTCAAGTTTTCAAAACCCCAAGTGTTTGCAATTCTCTTcgttctctttcttcttcatcatccctCTTCACCCAATGCCTCAGACTCGTACATTTTGTCTCAATTCAAGAACAAAGTTTCACTGGAACATTTGGTTGAGTTCATGGCTGAAGAAAGGGTAGAAAAGGTTGCCGCTGAAAGAAGTTCTATGATTCCTACCATGGTTGTGGGTCTGCGCTTCAGATAATCTGAAGTTCAAGGCTCTGATATGAGCTTTGAAGATTCAAGtgctgaagttctgaagaccagaagttctgagtgaacaATCCAGAAGAtgagacttgaagattctgaagtccaagagtaagttgTCTCTCAAGACCAAAGTACTTCTAAATCTGAAGACTAGGTGTTcagagtgaacggtccagaagcagaagttctgaaggtcagaggatccaagcttccttctgactctgatcaattgcttcacaagttccaacatgaagcgtcgccaagatctgaagtcaactaggctaaggcaatgtcattgtcaatagtacaaaagcaagtcTACTATTCTGACCACCTTACCTACGAGGTTCAACCACAGCAGGTTttggaatttccagaattgccctccaacggatagatTCTTTCAACGCATACAACATCtcaccttggagtataaataggatgaagagagaggaaattggctaagaaactattgtgcaatacaagtgaaaaccCTCAAGcaaaataccttagcaatatttcttcattgttcttattatGTTTACTcttgcttgtttagaagcaactCATTGTAAGCCTAAACCTTCTACAATCTATTTGTAGTTCCCTGAGAGACTAGTGAGGTAAgatttcttgagaagactaagacttgtttGTCTTgttgttgctagttcttagatttgttagtcactgagcaaggtgtgctagtgcagttgtaacaatctttgaatagtggattaccttcattctatgaaagaataaatcaccttaacgggtggactagattagcttgagggatttatcaagtgaaccaggataaaatacttgtgtgattttctctctctctttatctcttgcactttgtgttcttgaaaccgataagatttgctaaaatcttaaggGAAAGTTTTTAAACGTAAAACCcaattcaaccccccctttctagtgtttttcataccttcaattagatgtaaataaagATCCGTTCAGGCCTCGAGAAAAGGATGAAGAATGACTTGGTCCCGAAGTACCATACCTTAGTGCGATCGGAGCATTAATATATCTTGCTAGTCATACTCGACCTGATATATCATTTTCTGTTAACTTATTATcaagatatagttcttcacctaCACGAAGACATTGAAATGGAATAAAACCAGTGTTTCGATATCTTAAAGGCACAATggatatgagtttatttttccTTATATGTCCAAACTTGACCTAATTGGTTATGCAGATGTTGGATATTTGTCAGACCCACATAATGGGAGATCTCAAACAGGTTATTTGTTTACTTGTGGTGGAAAAACTATTTCATGGAGATCTACGAAACAACCCATAACCGCCACCTCAGCTAACCATACATAAATATTAGCATTACACGAGGCAAGTCGCGAATGCGTTTGGCTGAGATATGTGATTTAATGCATACTTGATACTTGTGGTTTGTCCTCTGGAAAGATGCCGCCAACAACCATATATGGAGATAATATTGCATGCATTGCTCAAACAAAGGAAGGATACATGAAGGGAGATAGAACAAAGCACATATTATCACCGAAGCTCTTCTTCAttcatgatctacaaaagaatggtgacatagacatccaacaaattcgttcaagtgataatttgaCAAACTTATTTACGAAGGCTCTTCCAACaacaacatttgaaaagcttgtgcgAAATATTGGAGTTCGTCGGCTGAAAGAtctcaattaaaatgcattgaactctttttcctttaaccatgttattttttcatttttggtttttcctggtagggtttttaatgaggcaatgtaccAAGACGAGCTATAGaatgttgtactctttttccttcactagattTTTATCCCAcagggtttttcctagtaatattttaatgaggcacattcttaagggatggtcatccaGGGGGAGTGTTGTGAATGAATGACCACTATGGGCCAATGGGCCAATCCCATATTTCTTTATCTCACTTGTAGCTCTCTAAGGCTATAAATAAAGGATGATGCATCAAGCATAAAAGACCTCATTTCACAAAATAATTTGCCTCACACTTGCTCCTCTCTTCCCATCTCTCCCTTTTACTAATGTCTtaacatttttaaattaaaaaatcacatttttttttaaattatattacttACTCTAGAGCATCTAAATCAACAacaatatagtttttttttggtaagcaaaTATATTAATGAAGAGTACTAGGGGTACTCAAATCCAAAGAATAAAAGAGATAAAAGAGAGAAacataacaaaacaaaaacttgATACAGAAAAAAGAGGCACCAGTAACCCGAAAATACTAGAACCAATTGTTATTCTGACCCACCAAACTGCCACCAAACAACTAACTAAACATCCCAACTCTTCTACGAATTCAACAAAAGGCTCCCTAACTTTCCTTCGTGACAATCAATGAAACAACCAGCAACAATTGGAGATAGAATAGGAGCCCACTTTTCCACTGGGAACAATACACGCTTGGAACTCAGAGAAAGAGACATCAAAGGCTGCCCAAGCAAAGTCTTGGATTGGAAATCCATTCATATGTTGTAAAAGAgaagtttttgtttttaccCTTAACCAATTCCATGCCCTCAATTGAGCCAAATCAAGCACCTTCTCTGCATCCCTTGGGACATTTTTAAAAATGACTTTGTTTCTTGAGTGCCATAAAGTCCATACTATTTCAAGCCATATTGATTTTGCTCCCTGCCTCTGATTTGCTCTCATAAATCCACCCCCATGTTGAAGAAAATGCATGCCACATGTTGCTAGAAGCACTGTAAGAATACCCATCCACCTATAGCACTTTTGCCAAACctgagaagagaaagaaaagtgcaGTAAAATATGTTCCAGGATTTCTTCCTCTCCCAAACATAAAGCACAGGACAAAGAATCTCCAATGTGTAGGATTCCGCTTCGATTTAAATTAGTCCTTGTCTGAATTCTCCCCCAAAGTGTCTTCCAGCCAAAACGCAAGCGTATTTGAGGGAGCAAAACACTTCCACAAGGTCTCAAATTCTGGAATCGGTTCAACTATAGTGAGGCCCTGCAACAATTGAAACGTTGATTTCACACCGTAATAACCTTCTTCATTCGCCATCCATACCCATTTATCATCTTTTCCTTCCACAAGAGTTGCTGAAGTCAAAGCAGACAATAAGGCACTCTTCATGTCTTCCTCTCTATCTAACAATGGTCTTTGCCAATGGAGATTCCAGACCCATATGTCGTTTTCCCAATGGCCTAGTTCTTTAACAAAGGCAGATTTTTGAGGGGATAGTCAGTGAAACCTGCTGTATTTTTCCCGCAATTTCTCTTGACCTACCCGTTGGTCTTGCCAAAAAACTACCCCCCTTCCATCTCCCACAACTCTCTACAATCCATTATTGAACCATCTTGCCCCTTCATCTTCAAAGCAAAGCTTAATAATATCCTTCCACCAACTAGCCATCTTCCTTCCCATATCAATGTCACCAAAATGAGTAGGAATTTCGTATTTTGCTCTCAATACCCTTCCCCACAAACAACCCAGATCCACTAAGAGCCCCCATCTCCATTTATCTATAAGAGCTTTGTTGAAAATACCCCAATCCCTCAAACCCAAACCTCCTAACTCCTTCGATTTGCACTTGTTTAGAACCCCTTGTGGTATACGGAAAAAAGATAGATAGAATAATGGCAAAGAGGAGAGAACACTAGCTATCAATGTTACCCGTCCTCCAAAGGAAATAGATTTTTGCCTCCACCGTGAAAGTCTTCATTTGGTTTTGTTGACAATTGGGTCCCAAAACGCAAGCCTCCTCGGGTTTCCCCCAACTGGTAATCCAAGATAAGTGAATGGTACTCTCATCACCTTACAATTTAGAAAGCTAGCTATCCTCCTAGTAATACTCCCTTCCACTTCAATTCCGACTAGCTTGCTTTTATGGAAATTTATCTTCAAGCCCGAGGCTAATTCAAAACATCTTAGGACACTTTTGATTGTAAGGGTGTTTTGCATAGATGCCATCCCAATGAAAAGTGTATCATCTGCAAACTGTATTAGTGACACTCCCACCTCATTTGCCATTCCAATCCCATATCCTTCGAATTTCCCAAGGCGCACCGATTGTTGGAATATGTCATTCAATCCCTCAACAGCTATTAGGAAAAGGAAAAGGGCCAAAGGATCCCCTTATCTCAATCATCTCCCCATTCTGAACTCCTCGTCCGGGCTTCCATTCACAAGGACATATACTCTAGCAGATCTCAAGAAACTCTTGATCCATCCCACCCATTTGTCTTGGAAATTCATTTCTCATCATGTAACTCAGATAATCCCATCCCACTGTGTCATATGCCTTCTCGATATCCACCTTGAAGATCATTGCTTGCTTCTTTCTACATTTTGCATCAGGAATCATCTCATTTGCCACCACAATGTTATCTAACATACTCCTTACAGCTAGGAAAACAGATTGCTCGTCCCCGATCACCTTAGGGAGAACCATCTTGAGCCTATTAGCCAAAATCTTTTCCACTATTTTGTACATACATCCAACCAAAGAGATTGGTCCACAATCGTTAAGTCCTTGGGGCGAATCACATTTAAGAATTGGCGCTATAAACGAAGAATTGCTCCTTGTAGGCCAAGCGCTATTTGAGTGGAACTCGTTTGGAACTCTTTGAACATCTCCCATCCATAATGTGCCAAAAGGATTTTATAACCTGACATTTGTATCTCCTTTTTTGAAGTCAAATATTTCATCTTTAGGTACAACAACACCTATGTGGCGCTGGGGGTGAAAGATATTAATTACCTCATTGGGACTTGGTGCTGGTTATGGTGTCTCTTCTGAATCTGCTGTAGGAGCATCATCAGTAAGTGGCGCTGGGGGACTTCTGTGAACAAAGGATGTTGGTTCCGGAGCTAGAGACAGTGGGTGATGTTTCTTGTGCTTGTGCTGCTTGTGTTTTCTTCTCTTGTGTTTATGTGGAGGTGGCTCTGGCGTGTCATCTTCGGGTGATGGAGCCGGTGATGGTGTCTCTGTTAAAGGCGACGGTGCAGGTGATGGTGAGTAACTTAGTGGTGAAGGAACAGGTGATGCTATTGGTGCTTTCTTTTTGTGTTTAGGTGCTGGTGTAGGTGTTGGTGTTTCTTTGGCTGGTGCTGGTGCTTTTGGCGCTTCAGCAGGTGTTGGGGATACCTTTGGAGGTGGCAATAGTGGTGTTGCagctggtggtggtggcaatggtggtggagatACAGGTGGTGCTAGTGGCAATGGTGGGGGAGCAACTGGTGCTTTTTTGTGGGGTACTGGTGGTGGTTTTGGAGCTGGGGGTTTCGGGCTTCGCGCCGGTGTAACCTTGGGAACAGGTAATTTTGCAGGAGCATGTTTTGGGGGAATTGGAATTGGTGATTTCAGTGGAGCGGATTTTGGTGGCAGAACCTTGGGAGTTGGTAGTTTCACAGGAGCAGATGTTGGAGTTGCAACTTTAGGAACAAGTGGTTTCAGAGGAGCAGATGCTGGAGTTGAAGCCAAGGTTCTAAATATCGTTCCGATATTCAGATATCGTCCGAGATATAGCGGTATCGGTGGCGAGCGTTACCGATACGGAACGATTTCTCGGAGCTAATGGAAATCACATGTATCGTCCGTGACGTAACGTCGTATCGTCCGCAACAGAAGCCTTGTAACGGGCGTTTTTACCGCAACAACCTGTTTTGCCCAAAAATCCTCTGTTTCAGAACGTGTTTCTGACTTCCTCTGGTTCTGAGACACCTCTTCCTGAGTTCCTATCTTCCTCTAGCTCTCTGAGACCCTGAGACGAGTCCATCGTCGTGCTCCGACAGGCGCAGAACCACCACCCAGGACGCTCTTCACCTTTCAATCTTCTCTTCTTCAAATCTTCGTCATCTCCGTCCTTGAGTTGCGCTGGTGAGGTAAATTAACCATAACACACCCTTCAATCTCTTCAGATCTGTTGTTTTGAAACTGGATCTGTGGTTTTTTTTGGGTGAGAAGGAGAGGAAAGAAAAATTGACATGCTCTGCTGCTTCTGAATACGGTGCTTAACTGTTGAGAGTGGAGAGAGACTTTTTGATTTtggtttgttatttttttaatcatattttgattttctgATCTCCCTAAAATTATGGACATAATTTGTGTGATTTAATCTGATTGGTTGAGAAAATTAGGTGAAATTAATTGATGGGTTGATAATAGATATTAATTGatttatttctaaaaaaaaagatattaattgaTATGAATGTGTGGCACTGAGGtcaagtgggaaagagagagttATTATAAGTTATTATCATGATGTATAATATAGAtatgaatatatattttatcaCATAGTTTATGTATTTTTAACCCAATTTGTGAAAATTTGTGAATCATTCACACCGCAACAGGCGCAACACACACCGCAGCAACGATATTATCCGTTATCGCGAAAACCGCAACGCGACCGCATCCGCGACCGCGACCGATATTTAGAACCTTGGTTGTAGCTTTAGGAACTGGTAATTTTGCAGGGGAAGATGTTGGAGTTGTAGCTTTAGGAACTGGTGATTTCACAGGAGCAGATGTTGAAGTTGCCAAATTTGATGGTGCACCTGCAGGTGATTGAGCATTGATTGAATTTGAAGCTAATGGGTAGCAGAGGATTGCTAGTGCCAATGGCCAGAACATTGAAGCCATTGCAGGTTGTGATATGGTAGGGAGTGTTCATTAGCTGGTTATTTATGTTCTCTGGCTCTGCAACAGAGAACATTAACAATGGCAAGGGATATTAGAAATCACAACTCTTTCTCTCTGGACTTAACTTTCACACCCATGGTTTGCTTGTAAGAGAGCAAAATTTTACCTATTATATCTACATGTGACCTTTATGTTAGTACAAGGACATCATGCATCATGTTCTGTTAATATCTGATGATCCTACATACCACTGTGATTGAGATGTTTTCCCTTTCTTTAAGGTGATCTCAAAAGTAACCTCCTCCCACAACCTATGCACCAAAAAAAGAGAGAAGCAAAGAGATCAACTGGACTATATTaaatcatcaccaccaccaaagGGGCAAGATTAACTATAGACATTATCTTGAATATCAAATCTTAGGTAATTGACTATGACTTGTCTTGGAAAATTGAATGTCTTCTTAAAACTATCATAACTCACGTTTCAAGTTTTATTTATAAAACCTTAATTTAAACAGACTTATAGTTATTTACTATTTCAAACACACATCCTGTGGAAGAACCTTTTGCATTCtgttaaataagagaaattggaGACATTGTAAGAGGGAGGGGCTAGCCAAGGTTCCTCTTATtgattctttttcctttttcattgcTTCACAGCTTATACAGTTGTTGCATTACATTTGAGTACTCAATGAGGCCAACATCTTAACGTTCATATTTAGAACGAATTGTGAATAGGGGCAAGTGGCTTATCTTTTTCTTGACAATTTCTCCTCCATTTTGGAAAAGGGATGGGGAGTCTTAATTGTGACTAAATCCTGAATCTAGCATCATCAAAAGGGATGAAGAATGTGGACATAAAAAATTGAGACCTAACCCCATCTCCATCGGGTTTAGCGAAACTCGAGGGGaactcaaataatttttttaatttaatcttatacatctatctatctatctatatatatatataatatgtagaaaaaaaaattatttaaaaaaaattataaaatatatgtcAAGGTTCTTGACCTATAAGaaaattctttcaaaaaaaaaacatataagaaaattaataattaactcCTATTTTTAGCAAAAAAAAGAGTTAAACCTAATTATTTAACTACAATTATAATTCAACATATTTAATTATCAGAGTGGGGCAGGTTCAAGTCTGGTTCGAAGGATGATATTTGCACCCCAAATTCATCCTCGTTCCTACCTTCTTATGTTTGTGTTCGGGTTTCATTTTCCCAAAATTCAATGAAAGTTTGTTTTCCCTATCATAGTCGAGGTTAAAAATGAGATAAATACAAATTCATATTTCATTATCACGCCTCTATGCATCCCTATAAAACTTGGATAATTCATAATGATTGGCAAAGACTAGTGTAAGACCTcgaaataaataactagttaatttatttattttccttatATTAAATGATTGAGTGGttatattctattattttatgttattcTTCTGACTCGAACCTGCGAGTcatgaatattatttatatgataACTAAGTTCGGAGTATAGTTAAGGATGACACTATAGT
This window harbors:
- the LOC130712538 gene encoding lysine-rich arabinogalactan protein 19-like, which gives rise to MDSSQGLRELEEDRNSGRGVSEPEEVRNTTLASTPASAPLKPLVPKVATPTSAPVKLPTPKVLPPKSAPLKSPIPIPPKHAPAKLPVPKVTPARSPKPPAPKPPPVPHKKAPVAPPPLPLAPPVSPPPLPPPPAATPLLPPPKVSPTPAEAPKAPAPAKETPTPTPAPKHKKKAPIASPVPSPLSYSPSPAPSPLTETPSPAPSPEDDTPEPPPHKHKRRKHKQHKHKKHHPLSLAPEPTSFVHRSPPAPLTDDAPTADSEETP
- the LOC130714045 gene encoding lysine-rich arabinogalactan protein 18-like; this encodes MASMFWPLALAILCYPLASNSINAQSPAGAPSNLATSTSAPVKSPVPKATTPTSSPAKLPVPKATTKVLNIGRGRGCGRVAVFAITDNIVAAVCVAPVAV